In the genome of Hyphomicrobium sp. ghe19, the window GCGGAAGCCATGGGAGAGACTGCGGTTGCCGAGATCAAGTTCGCCAACGGCAGCAGCGCCGGCACCATCACGCTGACGGAAATCGCCGCGGGCGTTCTCCTGAAGATCGATCTCAAAGGATTGACGCCCGGCGCGCACGGACTGCACCTTCACGAAGCCGGCAAGTGCGAAGGTGATTTTTCGTCGGCGGGAGCCATTTATAACCCGCTCGGGGCGAAGCACGGTTTCCTCAACGAGGAAGGTCCGATGGCGGGGGATTTGCCGAACGTCGTGGCCGGGTCCGACGGGGTAGCTTTG includes:
- a CDS encoding superoxide dismutase family protein; the protein is MKIGITAAAAVAILLFAATPRAEAMGETAVAEIKFANGSSAGTITLTEIAAGVLLKIDLKGLTPGAHGLHLHEAGKCEGDFSSAGAIYNPLGAKHGFLNEEGPMAGDLPNVVAGSDGVALAEILSPYLHLSKDTEDSLFDPDGSSLVLFEKADDYQTDPEGGAEPRIACGVLKAQ